Proteins from a single region of Harpia harpyja isolate bHarHar1 chromosome 14, bHarHar1 primary haplotype, whole genome shotgun sequence:
- the UTP6 gene encoding U3 small nucleolar RNA-associated protein 6 homolog, with amino-acid sequence MAERIEQRLEDRVPELEQLERVGLFTRKEIRAVLRKASALEYKIQRRALRKEDFINYIQYEINLLELIKKRRARIGYSFKKDEIENSILHRVHSLFNRAIGKWKEDVQLWLSHVAFCKQWNAKHQLSKVFSSMLAIHPNKPALWIMAAKWEMETQLSSESARHLFLRALRFHPECPKLYQEYFRMELMHAEKQRKEKKEFEQAKMDLGEFNYSEEILNGEMARIIYRDAAQKIKGVEFHLAVLSIAKLFDFTQDLQKEILESLQTKYADDPLTWDYMARRELDLGSLQSTEHTTKQMKVSEITQREERCCAVFEEAVRAVPTEDMWKCYITFCLERYNRKTNSEELKQKRLERMLGVFNKAHESSLLPEALYKQWLQLLLEFNLFEKATEVAEAATKRFSMSVEMWQMRLQVLIQLKSDDVTQCFEEAVKHMKSKGTLPLWTLWVEWSEGTNSKEDTEALYQRSLHATTPAESVTMKEMYLDWTYRNGGYKKVKRVFTSLCENRPFSLDFFRKMIQIEKEQESCKMLHLREYYERALREFGSTDSDLWLDYIKEELSHSQGKPENCGSIHWRAMKMLQGDLVEDFVSKYMLLQTGHL; translated from the exons ATGGCGGAGCGCATCGAGCAGCGGCTGGAGGACCGCGTCCcggagctggagcagctggagcGGGTCGGGCTGTTCACGCGTAAGGAGATCAG GGCCGTCCTGAGGAAGGCCTCGGCTCTGGAGTACAAAATACAGCGGAGAGCCCTTCGGAAGGAGGATTTTATTAATTATATTCAG TATGAAATTAATCTGCTGGAACTGataaagaaaagaagagca cgCATTGGATATTCGTTTAAGAAAGATGAAATTGAGAACTCTATTCTGCATAGAGTCCATAGCCTTTTCAACCGTGCTATAGGGAAATGGAAA GAAGATGTCCAACTTTGGCTTTCACATGTTGCATTTTGCAAACAGTGG AATGCAAAACATCAGCTTAGTAAGGTGTTTTCTTCCATGTTGGCCATTCATCCAAATAAACCAG CACTGTGGATTATGGCAGCAAAATGGGAAATGGAGACACAGCTCTCGTCAGAAAGTGCTAGGCACTTGTTCCTTCGTGCTCTGCGCTTCCATCCAGAGTGCCCAAAACTTTATCAAGAA TATTTCAGAATGGAGCTGATGCAtgctgaaaaacagaggaaagaaaagaaagaatttgaacaAGCAAAGATGGACTTG GGGGAATTCAATTATTCTGAAGAGATTCTCAATGGGGAAATGGCTCGCATAATCTACAGGGATGCTGCTCAGAAAATTAAAG GTGTTGAATTCCATCTGGCTGTGCTTTCTATTGCAAAGCTCTTTGATTTTACCCAGgatttgcaaaaagaaattctTGAAAG TTTGCAGACCAAGTATGCTGATGATCCTCTTACATGGGACTACATGGCCCGTCGTGAGCTGGACCTGGGGTCCCTGCAGTCCACAGAACACACCACAAAACAGATGAAAGTATCTGAAATTACCCAGAGAGAGGAACGGTGCTGTGCAGTCTTTGAAGAGGCTGTGAGAGCAGTGCCAACAG AGGACATGTGGAAATGCTACATCACTTTTTGCTTAGAGAGATATAACAGGAAAACCAACAGTGAAGAATTAAAGCAAAAG AGGCTGGAGAGGATGCTGGGTGTGTTCAACAAAGCCCATGAGTCCAGTTTGCTGCCAGAAGCTCTCTATAAGCAGTGG CTTCAACTATTACTGGAGTTCAACCTCTTTGAAAAGGCTACGGAGGTCGCAGAAGCTGCAACTAAGCGCTTCAGCATGTCAGTGGAAATGTGGCAGATGAGGCTGCAGGTGCTGATCCAACTGAAGAGTGATGATGTGACCCAGTGTTTTGAAGAAGCCGTTAAGCACATGAAATCTAAG GGCACTTTGCCATTATGGACCCTCTGGGTGGAATGGAGTGAAGGCACAAACAGCAAAGAAGACACAGAAGCTCTCTACCAG AGATCCTTACATGCCACAACTCCTGCTGAATCTGTGACTATGAAAGAAATGTATCTTGACTGGACTTACAGAAATGGTGGTTATAAGAAAGTTAAAAGAGTCTTTACCAG CCTGTGTGAAAATCGTCCATTTTCACTTGATTTCTTCAGGAAGATGATCCAAATAGAAAAGGAGCAA GAATCCTGCAAAATGCTTCATCTGAGAGAATACTATGAACGTGCCTTGAGAGAGTTTGGTTCAACAGATTCTG atctcTGGCTGGATTATATCAAAGAGGAGCTAAGTCATTCCCAAGGTAAACCAGAAAACTGTGGGAGCATTCACTGGCGAGCTATGAAGATGTTGCAGGGAGACCTGGTGGAAGACTTTGTTTCCAAATACATGTTATTGCAGACTGGACATTTATGA